A DNA window from Seriola aureovittata isolate HTS-2021-v1 ecotype China chromosome 8, ASM2101889v1, whole genome shotgun sequence contains the following coding sequences:
- the LOC130173281 gene encoding protocadherin gamma-C5-like isoform X11, whose translation MMYFTESEMTKRMGYRDWRWLALWWHHFFLLWTTIHGQTRYSIPEELEQGSVVGNLAKDLGVGLSEIFERKLRVASEASKQYFSVDAGKGELVVSDRIDREALCGQSASCVLPLQVVIEDPLQLHRIEVEIRDINDNSPSFLSNELSLKLAESAAVGTRFPLESATDPDVGTNSLKSYTLSKNECCSLKIKEIEGGKTVPELVLEKPLDREKKAVHKILLTALDGGNPVRSGTSQITISVLDINDNFPVFEKNVYKVTLGEKSVKGAIVIKPKATDADEGLNGEIEFSFGSRTPNVVLSIFDINALTGEISLKGELDYETAKSYDIDVTAKDKGSPEMEGHCRVQVDITDFNDNAPEIVLTSQPKPVREDAPSGTVVALISARDLDSADNGRVILKLAKGSPFDLKPSFSNNYALVTSGALDRESSSHYDIEITATDSGSPPLSSKKTIPVSITDVNDNPPVFTQPSYNVYLKENGVPGSILYSVSASDLDFGENAKISYSILDSKVQDVSASSYVYINSDNGSIYSMHSFDYEKLKVFQIQVQAKDQGSPSLSSNATVHVFILDQNDNAPAVIYPSSAPLGSLSHQRMPRSAKAGHLVTKVTAVDADSGHNAWISYKLAEATDASLFTVNLYTGEVRTKRAVSEQDDSSQRLLIEIRDDGEPVQSSTVSVSIMLEDGLHEPILDLRQKAAEPNKKTGRITLYLILSLASVSVLSLLTFLILAVKCIRSSRSSGSCCMRRTDCDDYKNPNRNLQIQLNTDGPIKYVEVLGGDMLSQSQSFRSCMSPMSEYSDFTLIKPSSTTDFKEVISVLDASLPDSTWTFESQQQKPPNNDWRFTQGQRPGPSGATGGPEVAMGTGPWPQPPTEAEQLQALMAAANEVSEATATLGPGTMGLSTRYSPQFTLQHVPDYRQNVYIPGSTATLTSNPQQQQATAQQATQQALPPPQASAQPEPPKAAQTPASKKKSTKKEKK comes from the exons ATGATGTATTTTACTGAATCAGAGATGACAAAGAGAATGGGATACCGAGACTGGAGATGGCTGGCGCTTTGGTGgcatcatttctttctcttgtgGACTACAATACACGGACAGACACGTTACAGCATCCCGGAGGAACTAGAACAGGGCTCTGTGGTAGGAAATCTAGCCAAAGATCTGGGTGTGGGACTATCTGAGATTTTTGAACGTAAGCTGCGAGTCGCCTCTGAGGCTAGTAAGCAGTATTTCAGTGTGGATGCGGGGAAGGGCGAGCTGGTGGTGAGTGACAGAATAGACAGAGAGGCTTTATGCGGACAAAGCGCCAGCTGTGTTCTACCTCTGCAAGTGGTTATTGAGGACCCGCTACAGTTACACCGCATTGAGGTTGAAATACGAGATATTAATGACAACTCTCCAAGTTTCCTTTCAAATGAATTGTCTTTGAAATTAGCAGAATCAGCAGCAGTTGGCACCCGCTTTCCTTTGGAGAGCGCAACGGACCCCGACGTTGGAACCAATTCGCTTAAATCATATACTCTTAGTAAAAATGAGTGTTGTTCCCTTAAAATCAAAGAAATAGAGGGCGGGAAGACCGTTCCTGAACTTGTTTTAGAAAAACCTCTAGATCGAGAGAAAAAAGCTGTTCACAAAATATTACTAACAGCATTAGATGGTGGGAATCCAGTAAGATCTGGAACCTCACAAATAACCATAAGTGTGCTTGACATAAATGATAATTTCCCAGTTTTTGAAAAAAACGTTTACAAAGTAACCCTAGGTGAAAAAAGTGTAAAAGGGGCTATTGTTATCAAGCCCAAAGCAACAGATGCGGATGAAGGTTTAAATGGTGAAATTGAATTTTCATTTGGCTCTCGGACGCCAAATGTTGTGTTGTCCATCTTTGATATTAACGCGTTAACAGGTGAAATCAGTCTGAAAGGGGAGTTAGACTATGAAACTGCCAAGTCATATGACATCGATGTAACTGCAAAAGACAAAGGCAGTCCTGAAATGGAGGGCCACTGTCGCGTGCAGGTTGATATTACTGATTTCAATGATAACGCTCCTGAAATTGTCCTCACGTCTCAGCCAAAGCCAGTACGCGAAGATGCGCCAAGTGGCACAGTAGTGGCTTTGATCAGTGCACGAGACCTTGACTCTGCCGATAACGGCAGAGTAATATTAAAATTAGCCAAGGGCTCACCTTTTGATCTCAAACCTTCTTTTTCTAATAATTACGCACTGGTTACTAGTGGTGCTTTAGACAGAGAGAGCTCCTCACACTATGATATTGAGATAACTGCCACTGATTCaggctctcctcctctgtccagtAAGAAAACTATACCAGTCAGCATCACTGATGTGAATGATAACCCTCCTGTATTCACTCAGCCCTCctataatgtatatttaaaagaGAATGGGGTACCAGGATCTATACTGTACTCAGTATCAGCCTCTGACCTGGATTTTGGTGAAAATGCTAAAATCTCTTACTCTATACTGGACTCTAAAGTGCAGGACGTTTCTGCCTCGTCGTATGTTTACATTAACTCAGATAACGGCAGCATCTACAGCATGCACTCGTTTGACTATGAGAAACTGAAGGTGTTTCAGATTCAGGTTCAGGCAAAGGATCAGGGCTCTCCGTCTCTCAGCAGCAACGCCACTGTCCATGTTTTTATCCTGGACCAGAACGACAACGCCCCCGCTGTTATTTACCCCTCCTCCGCTCCCCTGGGCTCCCTCTCTCATCAGAGGATGCCCCGCTCCGCTAAAGCGGGTCACCTGGTTACTAAGGTGACGGCCGTGGACGCTGACTCGGGCCATAACGCCTGGATCTCCTACAAACTGGCGGAGGCCACAGACGCCTCTCTGTTCACTGTCAATCTGTACACAGGGGAGGTGAGGACTAAACGCGCTGTGTCCGAGCAGGACGACTCCTCTCAGAGGCTGCTTATAGAGATCAGGGACGACGGGGAACCGGTCCAGTCCTCCACCGTCTCGGTGTCCATCATGCTGGAGGACGGTCTCCATGAGCCCATCTTAGACCTCCGACAGAAAGCGGCCGAGCCCAACAAGAAAACTGGGAGAATCACCCTTTATTTGATTCTGTCTCTGGCCTCGGTGTCCGTGCTGTCTCTGTTGACTTTTCTCATCTTAGCGGTTAAATGCATcaggagcagcagaagcagcgGTAGCTGCTGCATGAGACGGACCGACTGTGATGATTACAAGAACCCCAACAGAAACCTGCAGATTCAGCTAAACACTGATGGACCTATAAAGTACGTGGAGGTCCTGGGAGGAGACATGTTGTCTCAGAGTCAGTCCTTCAGGTCCTGCATGTCTCCAATGTCAGAGTACAGTGATTTCACACTCATTAAGCCCAGCAGCACCACTGACTTTAAGGAGGTGATCAGTGTCCTGGATGCGTCTTTACCCGACAGCACCTGGACCTTTGAGAGCCAGCAG CAAAAGCCCCCCAACAATGACTGGCGCTTcacacagggacagagaccTGGACCTAGTGG GGCAACTGGAGGACCTGAGGTTGCCATGGGAACTGGCCCCTGGCCCCAGCCCCCTACTGAAGCTGAGCAGCTCCAGGCCCTGATGGCTGCAGCCAACG AAGTGAGTGAGGCTACGGCCACCCTGGGGCCTGGCACCATGGGCCTTAGCACCCGCTACAGTCCCCAATTCACTCTGCAGCACGTGCCTGACTACCGCCAGAACGTCTACATCCCCGGCAGCACTGCCACCCTGACCTCCaacccccagcagcagcaggccacAGCCCAGCAGGCCACCCAGCAGGCGCTGCCCCCGCCCCAGGCCTCAGCCCAGCCCGAGCCCCCCAAGGCCGCCCAGACCCCTGCCTCCAAGAAGAAGTCCAccaagaaggagaagaagtaG
- the LOC130173281 gene encoding protocadherin gamma-C5-like isoform X13, whose amino-acid sequence MDSRQRKRSGGGRLWRICFYLACLSCASAQLSYSVSEELSPGSVVGNIAKDLSLTAQRIDQRRLRVVSESTTQYFEVKQATGDLVIKQNIDREQMCELSSTCSLHLQILMEDPLEIHRVVVDILDVNDNAPQFSTSNISLEISEAAAPGTRFRLESAHDPDVGTNSLRTYHLAANDFFTLNVESKSDGSKFPELVVDKPLDRETQAKFRLLLTAVDGGQPEKSGSTLLLIKILDVNDNAPVFDEPVKKVKLLENVARGTLVTKLNATDADSGNNGEISFLFSKYTPERVLRLFSVDSKSGEIRVKGDVDYEKATAYHITVQARDGGSPAMEGSCNVIVDIIDVNDNAPEVTLTSLTSPIREDSAPETVIALISARDLDAGENGEVTLTVQPGLPFKLNSAFGMHYSLITAGNLDRETVPEYTVVIRATDAGSPRLSSQTTFVVKLSDVNDNAPTFSQPSYSVDIPENNAPSAPIAVVSATDPDLGDNARISYSILPSMVQGSPISSYVYINPESGHIYSMRSLDHEQLNAFRIEVQARDAGVPPRTANVTVHVFVVDVNDNAPVIVHPSYPKDKGLHLNVPPSASPGHFIIKLVGMDADSGHNAWLFYSIGPGPNSGMFRIGAHTGELRTTHKWAEEEGGSVYDIVVIIQDNGDPPKSSSVNITVTVDEKGTAHDAPASPRHTPFYHRTGMSDITLYLIISLACVSAVSFITFVILMVRCLRHRDPGLGGSDCCCYGRHRSSRYHQRPSKDLHLQLNTDGPIRYMEVVGGPQEPHTRTYRPCYSTISSRSDFVFMKTPMLSHNNTLNMTLSRKHLMNSASEQKPPNNDWRFTQGQRPGPSGATGGPEVAMGTGPWPQPPTEAEQLQALMAAANEVSEATATLGPGTMGLSTRYSPQFTLQHVPDYRQNVYIPGSTATLTSNPQQQQATAQQATQQALPPPQASAQPEPPKAAQTPASKKKSTKKEKK is encoded by the exons ATGGACTCCAGACAGAGGAAGCGCTCCGGAGGAGGGAGGCTGTGGAGGATTTGCTTTTATCTAGCTTGCCTCTCCTGTGCGTCCGCTCAGCTCAGCTATTCCGTATCGGAGGAACTAAGCCCGGGCTCTGTCGTTGGGAATATCGCTAAAGATTTGAGTCTCACTGCTCAGCGGATTGATCAGAGAAGGTTGCGGGTGGTCTCGGAGTCCACAACGCAGTACTTTGAGGTAAAGCAGGCCACCGGCGATTTGgttattaaacaaaatattgacAGGGAGCAAATGTGTGAACTAAGTTCAACATGTTCACTACACCTTCAAATACTTATGGAGGATCCTTTAGAAATTCATCGCGTCGTGgtggacattctggatgtgaATGACAATGCACCGCAGTTTTCTACCAGCAACATTTCTTTGGAAATATCAGAGGCGGCTGCGCCGGGCACGAGGTTCCGTTTGGAGAGCGCACACGACCCAGACGTGGGTACCAACTCGTTACGCACTTACCATCTCGCAGCAAATGACTTTTTTACTTTGAATGTGGAAAGTAAAAGTGACGGCAGCAAATTTCCAGAGCTAGTGGTGGACAAACCTTTGGACAGGGAGACGCAGGCCAAGTTTCGCCTGTTGCTCACTGCTGTAGATGGGGGTCAGCCTGAGAAATCTGGCTCAACACTTCTGCTCATTAAAATTCTGGATGTAAATGACAATGCTCCCGTCTTTGACGAACCGGTAAAGAAAGTTAAGCTATTAGAAAATGTTGCACGGGGCACTTTAGTAACTAAACTGAACGCGACTGATGCGGATTCGGGTAACAACGGAGAAATATCTTTCCTGTTCAGTAAATATACACCGGAACGGGTTCTCAGACTTTTCAGTGTGGATTCTAAAAGTGGGGAGATCCGTGTGAAGGGTGATGTAGATTATGAGAAAGCTACTGCATATCACATCACCGTGCAGGCCAGAGATGGTGGCTCTCCTGCTATGGAGGGCTCCTGTAACGTCATCGTGGACATCATCGATGTGAATGACAACGCACCAGAGGTGACACTGACATCATTGACCAGCCCTATCAGAGAGGACTCTGCACCAGAGACAGTGATAGCGCTCATAAGTGCACGGGATCTGGACGCTGGTGAGAATGGGGAGGTCACATTAACTGTCCAACCAGGTTTGCCATTCAAACTTAATTCAGCTTTTGGCATGCATTACAGCCTCATCACTGCTGGCAACCTGGACCGTGAGACTGTCCCAGAGTACACAGTGGTCATCAGGGCAACTGATGCTGGTTCCCCTCGCCTTTCATCACAAACTACCTTTGTGGTAAAGCTCTCCGATGTGAATGACAATGCTCCCACCTTCTCTCAGCCTTCATACTCTGTGGACATCCCGGAGAACAATGCTCCCAGTGCCCCCATCGCTGTTGTTTCAGCCACTGACCCAGACCTTGGCGACAATGCTCGCATCTCTTACTCCATCCTTCCCAGCATGGTCCAGGGCTCACCTATTTCTTCTTATGTCTACATTAACCCAGAGAGTGGCCACATCTACAGCATGCGCTCTCTGGATCATGAACAGCTTAACGCTTTCCGTATTGAGGTGCAGGCCCGGGATGCTGGGGTGCCCCCACGGACAGCCAACgtcactgtgcatgtgtttgtggtggATGTGAATGACAATGCACCAGTGATTGTACACCCCTCTTACCCAAAAGACAAAGGATTACACCTCAATGTCCCACCGTCAGCCAGCCCAGGACACTTCATAATTAAACTTGTAGGGATGGATGCAGACAGTGGGCACAACGCATGGCTGTTTTACTCTATCGGCCCTGGACCAAATTCCGGTATGTTCCGTATTGGGGCGCACACCGGGGAGCTCCGCACAACCCACAAGTGGGCTGAGGAGGAAGGGGGCTCAGTTTATGACATTGTGGTCATCATTCAGGACAATGGTGACCCACCAAAGTCCAGTTCTGTGAACATTACAGTAACTGTGGATGAGAAGGGCACAGCCCACGATGCTCCAGCAAGCCCTCGCCACACACCCTTTTACCACCGCACCGGGATGTCGGACATCACCCTGTACCTCATCATCTCTTTAGCCTGTGTATCAGCTGTTTCCTTTATCACCTTTGTCATCCTCATGGTACGCTGCCTAAGGCACCGTGACCCAGGCCTGGGAGgctctgactgctgctgctacgGTCGCCACAGGTCCAGCCGCTATCATCAGAGGCCCAGCAAGGACCTGCACCTGCAGCTCAACACTGATGGACCCATACGTTATATGGAGGTTGTGGGAGGCCCCCAGgagccacacacacgcacttacaGGCCCTGCTATTCCACCATATCCAGCCGAAGTGACTTTGTATTTATGAAGACACCCATGCTGAgtcacaacaacacactcaaCATGACACTCAGCAGGAAGCACCTTATGAACTCAGCCAGTGAG CAAAAGCCCCCCAACAATGACTGGCGCTTcacacagggacagagaccTGGACCTAGTGG GGCAACTGGAGGACCTGAGGTTGCCATGGGAACTGGCCCCTGGCCCCAGCCCCCTACTGAAGCTGAGCAGCTCCAGGCCCTGATGGCTGCAGCCAACG AAGTGAGTGAGGCTACGGCCACCCTGGGGCCTGGCACCATGGGCCTTAGCACCCGCTACAGTCCCCAATTCACTCTGCAGCACGTGCCTGACTACCGCCAGAACGTCTACATCCCCGGCAGCACTGCCACCCTGACCTCCaacccccagcagcagcaggccacAGCCCAGCAGGCCACCCAGCAGGCGCTGCCCCCGCCCCAGGCCTCAGCCCAGCCCGAGCCCCCCAAGGCCGCCCAGACCCCTGCCTCCAAGAAGAAGTCCAccaagaaggagaagaagtaG
- the LOC130173281 gene encoding protocadherin gamma-C5-like isoform X1 — MVAILFSITSLGNNTNGPGMTKRIGYRDWRWQALWWHHFFLLWNTIHGQTRYSIPEELKQGSVVGNLAKDLGLGLSEIFDRKLRVASEAGEQYFSVDAGKGELVVNDRIDREALCGQSTSCVLPLQVVIDKPLQLYRVEVEIQDINDNCPIFPSQEIILQIAESTAAGARFPVETAQDLDVGVNSVRSYTLSKDDFFSLKIKDVSGGRKVPELVLSKSLDREKKPIHQLQLTALDGGNPVKSGISQITINVLDNNDNFPVFEKNVYKVSISESSVQGASIINLIAKDIDEGANGEVEYSFGTHTPDNVLSVFDINSVTGEIRLTGKLDFETNANYEIDVCARDRGTPRMEGHCTVHIEVIDVNDNAPNIFLTSQPNSVPEDAPSGTVIALISARDLDSGDNGKVSLQLPKGSPFNLKPSFSDNYALVTSGTLDRESSSHYDIEITATDSGSPPLSSKKTINVSITDVNDNPPVFTQPSYNVYLKENGVPGSILYSVSASDLDFGENAKISYSILDSKVQDVSASSYVYINSDNGSIYSMHSFDYEKLKVFQIQVQAKDHGSPSLSSNATVHVFILDQNDNAPAVIYPSSASLGSLSHQRMPRSAKAGHLVTKVTAVDADSGHNAWISYKLAEATDASLFTVNLYTGEVRTKRAVSEHDDSSQRLLIEIRDDGEPVQSSTVTVSIMLEDGLHEPILDLRQKAAEPSKKTGRITLYLILSLASVSVLSLLTFLILAVKCIRSSRSSGSCCMRRTDCDDYKNPNRNLQIQLNTDGPIKYVEVLGGDMLSQSQSFRSCMSPMSEYSDFTLIKPSSTTDFKEVISVLDASLPDSTWTFESQQQKPPNNDWRFTQGQRPGPSGPHMPYGTHIRWTPKSGTRATGGPEVAMGTGPWPQPPTEAEQLQALMAAANEVSEATATLGPGTMGLSTRYSPQFTLQHVPDYRQNVYIPGSTATLTSNPQQQQATAQQATQQALPPPQASAQPEPPKAAQTPASKKKSTKKEKK; from the exons ATGGTAGCTATCTTATTTTCGATTACCTCACTGGGAAATAATACTAACGGACCGGGGATGACAAAGAGAATAGGATACCGAGACTGGAGATGGCAGGCGCTTTGGTGgcatcatttctttctcttgtgGAATACAATACACGGACAGACTCGTTACAGCATCCCAGAGGAACTAAAACAGGGCTCTGTGGTAGGAAATCTAGCCAAAGATCTGGGTTTGGGATTATCTGAGATTTTTGACCGTAAACTGCGAGTCGCTTCTGAGGCTGGTGAGCAGTATTTCAGTGTGGATGCAGGGAAGGGCGAGCTGGTGGTGAATGACAGAATAGACAGAGAGGCTTTATGTGGACAAAGCACCAGCTGTGTGTTGCCTCTGCAAGTGGTCATTGATAAACCGTTACAATTGTACCGAGTCGAGGTGGAAATACAGGATATTAACGATAATTGTCCAATATTCCCTTCGCAAGAAATAATATTACAAATAGCAGAGTCGACAGCGGCAGGGGCACGTTTTCCAGTAGAGACTGCACAAGATCTTGATGTTGGAGTGAATTCAGTGAGGTCGTATACTTTGAGTAAAGACGACTTTTTCAGTTTAAAGATAAAAGACGTATCTGGTGGGAGGAAAGTCCCAGAGCTAGTCTTGTCTAAATCTcttgacagagaaaaaaagcctATACATCAGCTTCAACTAACAGCACTGGATGGGGGAAACCCAGTGAAATCTGGGATCTCCCAGATAACAATAAATGTGCTGGATAATAACGATAATTTTCCTGtatttgagaaaaatgtttacAAAGTCTCTATAAGTGAAAGCAGTGTACAAGGTGCATCTATCATAAATCTTATAGCAAAAGATATTGATGAAGGTGCTAATGGAGAAGTAGAGTATTCATTTGGAACCCACACACCAGATaatgttctgtctgtgtttgatattAACTCAGTAACCGGAGAAATACGTCTTACAGGGAAATTAGATTTCGAAACAAACGCAAATTATGAAATTGACGTTTGCGCAAGAGACAGAGGAACTCCGAGAATGGAGGGGCATTGTACTGTCCATATAGAAGTGATAGATGTTAACGATAACGCTCCAAATATATTTCTAACCTCCCAACCAAACTCTGTGCCTGAAGACGCACCAAGTGGTACTGTTATAGCTTTAATCAGTGCCCGAGACCTTGACTCTGGTGACAACGGTAAGGTATCATTACAACTCCCCAAGGGGTCTCCTTTTAACCTGAAACCCTCTTTTTCTGATAATTACGCACTGGTTACCAGTGGTACTTTAGACAGAGAGAGCTCCTCACACTATGATATTGAAATAACAGCCACTGATTCaggctctcctcctctgtccagtAAGAAAACGATTAATGTCAGCATCACTGATGTGAATGATAACCCTCCTGTATTCACTCAGCCCTCctataatgtatatttaaaagaGAATGGGGTACCAGGATCTATACTGTACTCAGTATCAGCCTCTGACCTGGATTTTGGTGAAAATGCTAAAATCTCTTACTCTATACTGGACTCTAAAGTGCAGGACGTTTCTGCCTCGTCGTATGTTTACATTAACTCAGATAACGGCAGCATCTACAGCATGCACTCGTTTGACTATGAGAAACTGAAGGTGTTTCAGATTCAGGTTCAGGCAAAGGATCATGGCTCTCCGTCTCTCAGCAGCAACGCCACTGTCCATGTTTTTATCCTGGACCAGAACGACAACGCCCCCGCTGTTATTTACCCCTCCTCCGCTTCCCTGGGCTCCCTCTCTCATCAGAGGATGCCCCGCTCCGCTAAAGCGGGTCACCTGGTTACTAAGGTGACGGCCGTGGACGCTGACTCGGGCCATAACGCCTGGATCTCCTACAAACTGGCGGAGGCCACAGACGCCTCTCTGTTCACTGTCAATCTGTACACAGGGGAGGTGAGGACTAAACGCGCTGTGTCCGAGCACGACGACTCCTCTCAGAGGCTGCTTATAGAGATCAGGGACGACGGGGAACCGGTCCAGTCCTCCACCGTCACGGTGTCCATCATGCTGGAGGACGGTCTCCATGAGCCCATCTTAGACCTCCGACAGAAAGCGGCCGAGCCCAGCAAGAAAACTGGGAGAATCACCCTTTATTTGATTCTGTCTCTGGCCTCGGTGTCCGTGCTGTCTCTGTTGACTTTTCTCATCTTAGCGGTTAAATGCATcaggagcagcagaagcagcgGTAGCTGCTGCATGAGAAGGACCGACTGTGATGATTACAAGAACCCCAACAGAAACCTGCAGATTCAGCTCAACACTGATGGACCTATAAAGTACGTGGAGGTCCTGGGAGGAGACATGTTGTCTCAGAGTCAGTCCTTCAGGTCCTGCATGTCTCCAATGTCAGAGTACAGTGATTTCACTTTGATTAAGCCCAGCAGCACCACTGACTTTAAGGAGGTGATCAGTGTCCTGGATGCGTCTTTACCCGACAGCACCTGGACCTTTGAGAGCCAGCAG CAAAAGCCCCCCAACAATGACTGGCGCTTcacacagggacagagaccTGGACCTAGTGG tcCCCACATGCCATACGGTACACACATACGATGGACGCCGAAGAGTGGGACAAG GGCAACTGGAGGACCTGAGGTTGCCATGGGAACTGGCCCCTGGCCCCAGCCCCCTACTGAAGCTGAGCAGCTCCAGGCCCTGATGGCTGCAGCCAACG AAGTGAGTGAGGCTACGGCCACCCTGGGGCCTGGCACCATGGGCCTTAGCACCCGCTACAGTCCCCAATTCACTCTGCAGCACGTGCCTGACTACCGCCAGAACGTCTACATCCCCGGCAGCACTGCCACCCTGACCTCCaacccccagcagcagcaggccacAGCCCAGCAGGCCACCCAGCAGGCGCTGCCCCCGCCCCAGGCCTCAGCCCAGCCCGAGCCCCCCAAGGCCGCCCAGACCCCTGCCTCCAAGAAGAAGTCCAccaagaaggagaagaagtaG